Proteins encoded together in one Dermacentor variabilis isolate Ectoservices chromosome 2, ASM5094787v1, whole genome shotgun sequence window:
- the LOC142570981 gene encoding uncharacterized protein LOC142570981, whose amino-acid sequence MQFRCPVHSLWLVQAVAPLIYHHCSAADEAPTTVSGAARLTTSSPQATLGSVVRFTCAAPVSWAATFQWYANDALVEADQFAPGRPFRVGLRRGEDRALMPEELAYTVLEVRAEEPKVGSVSCLVTTNDTRVKRPRMRMSSPYIVSSDGGRQLHYSHNATCGRKRRCVDGNSSCYADLAAQVRRCLCVRGYPFYSAPRASCLKHYTGLGSHCVSDLDCRDEPNSVCGSAGRCVCAPSYSGEYKLGQCVREVGLMGACSAETMCSAEHSHCSANLTCQCYQGRRYDGSKCVADVRGEGLRLRAAFFVLAAALCLVTLAALVGTAVARAVCQLLPLRHGARDSRHRRLVVRLL is encoded by the exons ATGCAATTCCGATGCCCCGTTCACAGCCTGTGGCTGGTACAAGCGGTGGCACCGCTGATTTACCACCACTGCTCCGCCGCCGATGAAGCCCCGACGACCGTTTCCGGAGCAGCGCGGCTCACCACGTCCAGTCCTCAGGCGACGCTGGGTTCGGTCGTCCGGTTCACTTGCGCGGCGCCCGTGTCCTGGGCGGCCACCTTCCAGTGGTACGCGAACGACGCGCTCGTCGAGGCGGATCAGTTCGCTCCCGGACGGCCGTTCCGCGTCGGCCTTCGCCGCGGCGAGGACCGCGCACTGATGCCCGAAGAGCTCGCGTACACCGTGCTCGAGGTGCGCGCCGAAGAACCGAAAGTGGGCAGCGTCAGCTGCCTCGTCACCACCAACGACACTCGCGTCAAGCGGCCGCGAATGAGGATGTCTTCGCCGTACATCGTAAGCTCGGACGGTGGTCGCCAGCTTCACTATTCGCACAACGCCACCTGCGGCCGCAAGCGAAGGTGCGTGGACGGGAATTCCAGCTGCTACGCCGATCTCGCCGCACAG GTTCGCCGCTGCCTGTGCGTGCGCGGCTACCCGTTCTACTCGGCGCCGCGCGCCTCGTGCCTCAAGCACTACACGGGCCTGGGCTCGCACTGCGTCAGCGACCTCGACTGCAGGGACGAGCCGAACTCCGTGTGCGGCTCCGCCGGCCGCTGCGTCTGCGCGCCTTCGTACAGCGGCGAGTACAAGTTGGGACAGTGCGTGCGCGAG GTGGGCCTCATGGGCGCCTGCAGCGCGGAGACCATGTGCAGCGCGGAACATTCGCACTGCAGCGCAAACCTCACGTGCCAGTGTTACCAGGGCCGGCGTTACGACGGCTCCAAGTGCGTGGCCGACGTGCGCGGCGAGGGCCTGCGGCTTCGCGCCGCCTTCTTCGTGCTCGCCGCCGCGTTGTGCCTCGTCACGCTGGCCGCCCTGGTGGGCACGGCGGTCGCGCGAGCCGTGTGCCAGCTGCTGCCGCTCAGGCACGGCGCACGCGACAGCAGGCACCGCCGGCTCGTCGTCAGGCTGCTCTGA